GCGGGCCGAGCCTCGAGAACGTGATGGTCGCCGTCACCGCCGTCTCCTGGCCGTCCTACGCGCGCCTCATGCGGGGCGACGTCCTGTCCGTCAAGGAGCGGGACTTCGTCGCCGCGGCGCGCGCGATCGGCGCCTCCGACGCGCGCATCCTCTTCCGCCACATCATCCCGAACTCGATCTATCCCGTCCTCGTCGTCGCCTCCCTGTCCATGGGGCGCATCGTGATCACGGCGGCCGCCCTGTCGTTCCTCGGCCTGGGCGCGCCGGTCGGCTACGCGGACTGGGGCCAGCTGATCTCCCTGTCCCGGAACTGGATCCTGGGGTCGTCCGGGAACCCTTTCGAGTACTGGCACACCGTCTTCATCCCCGGCCTCTCGATCTTCCTGTTCGTGCTCGGCTGGAACCTCCTGGGCGACGCCGTCCGGGACATCCTCGACCCTCGACAAAAATAACGGAGAACGGATTGAACCACAGAGACACAAAGACACCAAGAACAACGGAGAACGGGTTAACGGCTGAGCCGTTTACTCTTCTTACGTTCTTCTTGGTGTCTTTGTGTCTCTGTGGTTCAGCCGTTAAGCTCTAACATGTCGACCCTCAACGCGCTGCTCGACCGCTCGGCCCAGGAGGGCGGGGGGAAGACCGCCCTCGTGTTCGGAGAGCGGGAGGTCTCCTTCCTCGACCTGCGCCGGGAGGTCCTCGAGGTCGCCGCGGGCCTGCGCCGCGCCGGCGTGGTCAAGGGCGACCGCGTCGCGATCGTCCACCGCAACGCCCCCGAGTTCGTCGTCGCCTACTTCGCCGTCAACCGCCTCGGCGCGATCGCCGTGCCGATCAACTTCATGGTGCAGAAGGCCGACGAGCTCGCCTACATGCTCGGCGACTGCGGCGCGAAGGGCGTCTTCACCCAGAGCGATTTCCTTCCCGGGCTGACGGCGGCCGCGGCCAAATGCGCGGCGCTGAAAAATCTCTGGGTCACCGATCTCTCCGCGCCTCCGACCGCCTTGATCAGGCCCTTGCACGAGCTGCGGTCGCCCGTCTTCGCCGACGACCACGCGGACGCGGCCGTCGAGAGCGACGTCGCCGCGATCCTCTACACCTCGGGCACGACTGGCTTCCCCAAGGGCGTCATGCTCACGCACCGCAACCTCGTGACGAACGCCGAGTCCTCGCTGCGCCGGATGGTGCTCGACCGCTCCGACGTCACCCTGTGCATCCTGCCGATGTTCCACAGCTTCGCCTGGACCGGGATCGTGCTGACCTCGCTGCGTCTGACGCTGACGTGCGTCGTCTTCTCCGCGATCGCGCCGGCCAAGCCCTGGCTCAAGGCGATGGGCCGCCGCGGCGTGAGCCTGTTCGCCGCCGTGCCCCAGGTGTACGCCGCGCTCGTCCGCGAGGCCAAGGACTGGAAGACGCGCGCGTTCCTGCGATACTGGGCTTTCCGCCGCGTCAAGATCGCGGTCTCCGGCGCCGCGCCGCTCTCGAACGTCGTCGCCGACTCGTTCCAGGACGCCATCGGCGTCGCGATCGACCAGGGTTGGGGCCTCACCGAGACGAGCCCCGTGGCCACCATCAGCGCACCCGGCGCGATCCGCCTCGGCATGGTGGGCCCGGCCATCGACGGCGTGAGGGTGAAGATCGTCGACGACGCGGAGAATCCGCTGCCGACGGGCGCCGAGGGCGAGATCTGCGTCTCGGGCGACTGCGTGATGAAGGGCTACTGGAACCGGCCCGAGGACACCCGCGCCTCGTTCACCGCCGACGGCTGGCTCAAGACCGGCGACATCGGCGTCCTGGACGAGGACGGCTACCTCGCGATCCGCGACCGCAAGAAGGACATGATCATCGTGAAGGGCCTCAAGGTGTTCCCCGCGCAGGTCGAGGCCGTCATCGCCGAGAACCCCGGCGTCGAGGAGAGCGCGATCATCGGCGTGCCCGACGAGGTCGGAGACGAGGTCATCAAGGCCTTCGTCGTCCTCAAGAAGGGCTGCGTGCTCGAGAAGTCGGCCCTGCTCCAGTACTTCAAGGACCGCCTCGACGCCTACAAGCGCCCGCGCGACGTCGAGATCGTCGACGCCCTTCCCAAGAACGCGCTCCAGAAGGTCCTCAAGCGCGAGCTGCGCGACCGCGAGCTGAAGAAACGCGCGGCCCCGCCCGCCGCCAGGTCCTGATGTCCGCCCGGCGCGTCCGTCTGGGCGCCGAGGCGCGCGCGACGCTGGCGAGGGTCTTCGCCGTCGCCCGGCAGCCGGTGTGGCTCGTCGGCGGCTCGATCCGCGACGCGGCCCTCGGCCGGCCTTTCGGCGACCTCGACCTGGCCTGCGCCGACGCGCGCTCCCTCGCGGCCCAGCTCGCGCGCGCGTTCAAGGGCACGCTCGTCACCCTCGACGAGACGAACGCCGTGTACCGCCTCGTCCTGATGCCCGCGCGGGGCAAGACGCTCAAGCAGATCGACGTCGCCGGCCTCCAGGGCAAGACCATCCTCGAGGACCTCGCCCGGCGGGACTTCACGGTGAACGCGGCCGCGCTCGAGCTGACGAAGGAGCTGCCGCCCTCGCTCCCCGAGTCGGCGTTCATCGACCCGCGAGGCGGGCTCAAGGACCTCGCCGCCGGGCTCGTCCGCGCGGACATCGAGGAGAACCTCAGCGACGACCCGCTGCGCCTCCTGCGCGCCTTCCGCCTCGCCGCCCAGCTCGGCCTGACGATCGAGGGGAAGACGCTGAAGGCGATCCAGCGCCGCTGCCGCCTGATCCAGGTCCCCGCCGCCGAGCGCGTCGCCGCGGAGCTGCTCATGCTCCTCGCGGTCCCCGGCGCCTCGTCCTGGCTCGCCCTGATGGACGAGCACGCCCTGCTCACGGCCGTCTTCCCCGAGCTCGAGCCGGCGCGCCGCTGCGCCGAGGATTACTACGGCCCCGGCGGGGTGCTGAAGCACACGCTCGAGGTCTGCGCCCGCGTGGATTTCCTGCTCGCGAACCTGCGCACGGTCTACCGGCCGCTCGCCGCCGACCTGGAGGCGCACATCGCGCTGCGCGGCGGCCCGCCGTTCCGCGCCCTGCTGCTCCTCGCGGCGCTTCTGCACGACGTCGCCAAGCCCGAGACCGCGAAGAGGATCGACGGGCGCCTGCGCTTCTTCGAGCACGACACGAAGGGCGCGGTCCTCACGGAGAAGATCCTGCGCCGCCTGCGCCTCTCGCGGGACCAGATCGGCACCGCGTCGGCCATCGTGCGCCAGCACCTGCGCCCAGGCCATCTGGCGGCCGGCGGACCGCTGACTGAGCGCGCGGCGTACCGCTTCTTCCGCGACCTCGGCCCCGACGCCCCGGGCCTGCTGATCGTCTGCTGGGGCGACCACGCCAGCTACCTTCCCGAGGCGCGCCTCAAGCGCCTCCTCAAGACGACCTCCGCCGACGTCAAGCGCGCCGACCTCTCGACGTTCAAGCCGGAGGACGCGCGCAAGACCGTCCACCATCTCCAGCTCGTCTCGACTTTGCTGCGACGGTGGCGGGACCTGTCGCGCGCCCCGGTCCCCGAACGCCTGCTCGACGGCCGCGACATCATGAAGGCCCTGAAGATCCCGCCCGGACCCCGGATCGGGGAGCTCCTCGAGCGCGTCAGCGAGGCGCAGGCCGAGGGGGAAGTCAAAAGCCGCGACGAGGCCCTGGCCCTGATCTCACGCCTGAAATGATTGCGTAACAGCCGGAAGCTAGCCTCTACTAATAGGATGGCGCCCACCTCGCGAAACGCTCGTGGTCATCTCATCGCAGCCGCGCTCGCGGCGGCGGCCCTCGTCGCCCCGGCGGCGTCCTTCGCCGTCCAGCCGACTTTGACTCCTAAGGTCCTGCAGTGCGACGGCAGCTTCGCGGCGGGCACGGTGACCAGCCACCCGGCCCCGACGGTCCTCGTCGAGGCCCAGAGCCTCGACCCCGGCCTGAAGGTCGGCCAGCGCCGCCTCAGCGTCCTGCCCACGAGCACGCTCGGCCTGTGGCGCTTCGACGGCAACTTCACGGTCACGGTCTCCAGCTGCTACACCGGCGGCTGCAACGGCGGCGCGGACTCGTGCAAGACCTGGACCTACCACTACATCGACGGGAACGGCTCGGCCGCGCTCCAGACGGGGCAGTGCACCTACCGCGACACGGCCGGCGCCGCCTGCGCCAACACCATGACGCTGTACGGGTTGGGCAGCAACCAGGTGCCGGTGCCCATCGGCGGCGCCGCCTGCCTGGCGAGCACGACGACGCTTCCCGCCGCCAGCGGCAGCGTCGCCATCACGCCGGCCGGCCCGCTGCCGGGCCTGGCCGCCAGCGGCCTGTCCGCCCAGGCGCTCCAGCTCAACGGCTCCACCCTCTACGGATCGACGACCAATTCCGCCAACTGGGACCTGCCGGCGAGCTACACCCTCGCGGCGTGGGTCAAGCCCTCCGCCTTCAACGGCCGCATCGTCTCGCAGCAGGGCGCGACCGGGTACTGGGGCATCGGCGTCGGCGCGACCGGCGGCCTGCGCCACTTCGATTCGCGCGACGCCGTCCCCGGCGCCGACCTGGAGCGCGGCAGCGGCCTCACCGCCGCCGGCACCCTCGCCGGCTGGCACCTCGTCCATCTGGTCCGCCGCAACGGCATCGACCGCCGGTTCTACATCGACGGGGTCCTCGTCGGCACGGCGGTCGCGGCGAGCACCAACTCCTTCTCCACGCATCCCAACAACGCCACCCTCGAGATCGGCCGCTACGGC
This genomic stretch from Elusimicrobiota bacterium harbors:
- a CDS encoding ABC transporter permease, which encodes MTKLKSAWKVLRYRPMSLLGFGLIGFFLAVAVLAPVLAPPEAGSRDSYIIPQSGYSPDPVRPSKEHWFGTTEQQYDLYYGMVWGSRTAFSVALKVVGFSVFVGILLGGAAGFYGGWVDEILMRFTDVILAFPDIVLAVVIVAVRGPSLENVMVAVTAVSWPSYARLMRGDVLSVKERDFVAAARAIGASDARILFRHIIPNSIYPVLVVASLSMGRIVITAAALSFLGLGAPVGYADWGQLISLSRNWILGSSGNPFEYWHTVFIPGLSIFLFVLGWNLLGDAVRDILDPRQK
- a CDS encoding AMP-binding protein, with product MSTLNALLDRSAQEGGGKTALVFGEREVSFLDLRREVLEVAAGLRRAGVVKGDRVAIVHRNAPEFVVAYFAVNRLGAIAVPINFMVQKADELAYMLGDCGAKGVFTQSDFLPGLTAAAAKCAALKNLWVTDLSAPPTALIRPLHELRSPVFADDHADAAVESDVAAILYTSGTTGFPKGVMLTHRNLVTNAESSLRRMVLDRSDVTLCILPMFHSFAWTGIVLTSLRLTLTCVVFSAIAPAKPWLKAMGRRGVSLFAAVPQVYAALVREAKDWKTRAFLRYWAFRRVKIAVSGAAPLSNVVADSFQDAIGVAIDQGWGLTETSPVATISAPGAIRLGMVGPAIDGVRVKIVDDAENPLPTGAEGEICVSGDCVMKGYWNRPEDTRASFTADGWLKTGDIGVLDEDGYLAIRDRKKDMIIVKGLKVFPAQVEAVIAENPGVEESAIIGVPDEVGDEVIKAFVVLKKGCVLEKSALLQYFKDRLDAYKRPRDVEIVDALPKNALQKVLKRELRDRELKKRAAPPAARS
- a CDS encoding HD domain-containing protein — protein: MSARRVRLGAEARATLARVFAVARQPVWLVGGSIRDAALGRPFGDLDLACADARSLAAQLARAFKGTLVTLDETNAVYRLVLMPARGKTLKQIDVAGLQGKTILEDLARRDFTVNAAALELTKELPPSLPESAFIDPRGGLKDLAAGLVRADIEENLSDDPLRLLRAFRLAAQLGLTIEGKTLKAIQRRCRLIQVPAAERVAAELLMLLAVPGASSWLALMDEHALLTAVFPELEPARRCAEDYYGPGGVLKHTLEVCARVDFLLANLRTVYRPLAADLEAHIALRGGPPFRALLLLAALLHDVAKPETAKRIDGRLRFFEHDTKGAVLTEKILRRLRLSRDQIGTASAIVRQHLRPGHLAAGGPLTERAAYRFFRDLGPDAPGLLIVCWGDHASYLPEARLKRLLKTTSADVKRADLSTFKPEDARKTVHHLQLVSTLLRRWRDLSRAPVPERLLDGRDIMKALKIPPGPRIGELLERVSEAQAEGEVKSRDEALALISRLK